Proteins co-encoded in one Kribbella solani genomic window:
- a CDS encoding ABC transporter substrate-binding protein: MINTSTRLNRRLFLGASLATAAVAAGCSAERTKPNAGAAGGGAANDGVLTMNFLGPGPTYYRNWNPFTPAENKSIGAAYFYEPLIRINRYAGFTAEPWLAEKWEINDARTELTFTLRDKVTWSDGEAFDADDVVFTLTAPERYKGTSLVVPDYKIARVAKIDARTVKVTMKEPGLGHLVDLATINMLPQHIVSKQDLATWTNDSPVGTGPWTVKAFSPQQITIQGRDDYWGEPIPFVKECRWTVFANEDSGRALVSQGKLDLATMAWPNAQQTFMDKGKGNTYQVFPTGGGQALLFNCAKGATADKAVRRAISMSIDFAKVLTLYPVGTPLANVTGMAEAVWGEKLAPEFRGKLLAPDVAGAKSELAAAGWTVKDGKLVKGGKSYTLTLKTVSQYTDWSTWSDGFKEQLQTGLGLDLRVIKLTSDQHTKQVLAGDFDLAMEFGGGGSLLSDFFAGGSAGLNGGDAVPLGDPATTNAMRYGNPEVTKALNEMASSLDEDRITQLGYVVQRALVADRPYVTYNQAGNFVQMSGKKWTGMPTADSKPAYIPVPYGGPETTMLFQNLKPAGA; this comes from the coding sequence GTGATCAACACCTCGACCCGTCTGAACCGGCGGCTCTTCCTGGGCGCCTCGCTCGCCACGGCTGCCGTGGCAGCGGGCTGCAGCGCCGAGCGGACCAAGCCGAACGCGGGCGCCGCTGGTGGCGGGGCCGCGAACGACGGCGTACTGACGATGAACTTCCTCGGCCCGGGTCCGACGTACTACCGGAACTGGAACCCCTTCACCCCGGCCGAGAACAAGAGCATCGGCGCCGCGTACTTCTACGAACCGCTGATCAGGATCAACCGGTACGCCGGGTTCACGGCCGAGCCGTGGCTCGCCGAGAAGTGGGAGATCAACGACGCGCGTACCGAGCTCACGTTCACCCTGCGCGACAAGGTCACCTGGTCCGACGGCGAGGCCTTCGACGCGGATGACGTGGTCTTCACCCTGACGGCACCGGAGCGGTACAAGGGCACCAGCCTGGTCGTGCCCGACTACAAGATCGCGCGGGTGGCCAAGATCGACGCCCGGACCGTCAAGGTGACGATGAAGGAGCCGGGCCTCGGCCACCTGGTCGACCTGGCCACGATCAACATGCTGCCGCAGCACATCGTGTCGAAACAGGATCTGGCCACCTGGACCAACGACTCACCGGTCGGCACCGGACCGTGGACGGTCAAGGCCTTCTCGCCGCAGCAGATTACGATCCAGGGCCGCGACGACTACTGGGGCGAACCGATTCCGTTCGTGAAGGAATGCCGCTGGACCGTCTTCGCCAACGAGGACTCCGGCCGGGCCCTGGTGTCGCAGGGCAAGCTCGACCTGGCGACGATGGCCTGGCCGAACGCGCAGCAAACCTTTATGGACAAGGGGAAGGGCAATACCTACCAGGTCTTTCCGACCGGTGGCGGGCAGGCGTTGCTGTTCAACTGCGCCAAGGGCGCGACGGCCGACAAGGCGGTACGCCGGGCGATCAGCATGTCGATCGACTTCGCCAAGGTACTGACGCTGTATCCGGTCGGGACGCCGCTGGCCAACGTCACCGGGATGGCGGAGGCGGTCTGGGGCGAGAAGCTCGCGCCGGAGTTCCGCGGGAAGCTGCTGGCGCCCGATGTCGCCGGCGCCAAGTCGGAGTTGGCCGCGGCCGGTTGGACCGTGAAGGACGGCAAGTTGGTGAAGGGCGGGAAGTCGTACACGCTGACGCTCAAGACGGTGTCGCAGTACACCGACTGGTCCACCTGGTCCGACGGGTTCAAGGAGCAGTTGCAGACCGGACTCGGGCTCGACCTGCGGGTGATCAAGCTGACCAGCGACCAGCACACCAAGCAGGTGCTGGCCGGCGACTTCGACCTGGCGATGGAGTTCGGCGGCGGCGGATCGCTGCTGAGCGACTTCTTCGCCGGCGGGTCGGCCGGGCTGAACGGCGGCGACGCCGTACCCCTCGGCGACCCGGCGACCACGAACGCGATGCGGTACGGCAACCCTGAAGTCACCAAGGCCTTGAACGAGATGGCTTCGTCCCTCGACGAGGACCGGATCACCCAGCTCGGGTACGTGGTGCAGCGGGCCCTCGTCGCGGACCGCCCGTACGTCACCTACAACCAGGCCGGCAACTTCGTCCAGATGTCCGGCAAGAAGTGGACCGGCATGCCGACCGCGGACTCCAAGCCGGCCTACATCCCGGTCCCGTACGGAGGACCCGAGACGACCATGCTCTTCCAGAACCTGAAGCCGGCCGGCGCCTGA
- a CDS encoding ABC transporter ATP-binding protein: protein MTEELTETERRPVLAARRVTKHFQVRGRRTVRALEDATVELHGGSIVALVGESGSGKTTLARVLARYCPPTDGTIELDGRTIDERNNSIRRYYGRVQLLFQDPFASLNPLHSIRHILGRPLRIHQRAKGRAEVEQAILALLGRVNLTPAEDYIDKYPHELSGGQRQRIVIARALAVGPRVMLGDEPISMLDVSIRLDILNLLKQLRDDGLALLYITHDIASARYVADEIKVMYAGQMIESGPTEQVIQHPAHPYTRLLLASSPNPEAAQDQGRPRRYAGAGDLGEPPSLIDPPAGCRFNPRCPYAMRICRTTEPPVTELGRGHWTRCHLDRTELLRPTSDLDGEGARS, encoded by the coding sequence ATGACCGAAGAACTGACCGAGACCGAGCGGCGGCCGGTACTGGCGGCCCGGCGGGTGACCAAGCACTTCCAGGTCCGCGGCCGCCGGACGGTCCGCGCACTCGAGGATGCCACTGTCGAGCTGCACGGCGGCTCGATCGTCGCCCTGGTAGGAGAATCCGGCTCCGGCAAGACGACTCTTGCCCGGGTACTCGCCCGCTACTGCCCGCCGACCGACGGCACGATCGAGCTGGACGGCCGGACGATCGACGAGCGAAACAACTCGATCAGGCGCTACTACGGGCGGGTCCAGCTGCTCTTCCAGGACCCGTTCGCATCGCTGAACCCGCTGCACAGCATCCGGCACATCCTCGGCCGGCCGCTGCGGATCCATCAGCGCGCCAAGGGCCGGGCCGAGGTCGAGCAGGCGATCCTGGCCTTGCTGGGCAGGGTCAATCTGACCCCGGCCGAGGATTACATCGACAAGTACCCACATGAGTTGTCCGGCGGGCAACGGCAGCGGATCGTCATTGCCCGCGCGCTCGCGGTCGGGCCGCGGGTGATGCTCGGCGACGAGCCGATCTCGATGCTGGACGTGTCCATCCGGCTGGACATCCTGAACCTGCTGAAACAGTTGCGCGACGACGGCCTGGCGTTGCTCTACATCACCCACGACATCGCCTCGGCCCGGTACGTCGCCGACGAGATCAAGGTGATGTACGCGGGGCAGATGATCGAATCCGGTCCCACCGAGCAGGTGATCCAGCACCCGGCGCACCCGTACACCCGCTTGCTGCTTGCCTCTTCGCCGAACCCGGAGGCCGCTCAGGATCAAGGCCGGCCGCGCAGGTACGCGGGCGCCGGTGACCTCGGCGAACCACCGAGCCTGATCGACCCACCGGCCGGCTGCCGGTTCAACCCGCGCTGTCCGTACGCGATGCGGATCTGCCGTACCACCGAACCACCGGTCACCGAACTCGGCCGCGGCCACTGGACCCGGTGCCACCTCGATCGCACCGAACTGTTGCGACCGACCTCTGACCTCGATGGCGAAGGAGCACGATCGTGA